The Siniperca chuatsi isolate FFG_IHB_CAS linkage group LG7, ASM2008510v1, whole genome shotgun sequence genome includes a window with the following:
- the smc4 gene encoding structural maintenance of chromosomes protein 4: protein MPSKTAKSSTASAKPRGKGSQPRDDSEDELHVPPQETNSNGQEEAPPTTDPSHGEAAEAVDNRSLEEILGSIPPPPPPAMTNEPGAPRLMITHLVNRNFKSYAGEQILGPFHKRFSCIIGPNGSGKSNVIDSMLFVFGYRAQKIRSKKLSVLIHSSDKHKDVQSCTVEVHFQKIIDKEGDDYEVIPNSKFYVSRTANKDNSSAYHISGKKATFKEVGALLRSHGIDLDHNRFLILQGEVEQIAMMKPKGQTEHDEGMLEYLEDIIGSCRLKEPILTLARRIELLNEQRGEKLNRVKLVEKEKNALEGEKNKAVEFLTLENDIFKHKSQLCQYYVHDLQKRMVDKGQEKQKILEDTKELTEKNAKISQETEKMNQELKNVEKKQNKLNKYIETQKEKFTQLDLQDVEVREKIKHSKSKNKKLQKQLEKDKEKLEEVRGVPASSEKAISEATARKEKLETQKVKEEEKLKEVMESLKEETSGLQQDKETKEKELMELSKAVNETRSRMDLAQSELDIYLSRHNTALTQLNTAKQTLQTTSDTLRERRAAIKDLEVKIPQKEQELKKDEGELGQLMKMDNETREVVREMRQKVDEVKSSLSSNRSRGKVLDALMQQKKNGRIPGIFGRLGDLGAIEEKYDVAISSSCGALDNIVVDTIDTAQKCVTFLKEQNIGVATFIGLDKMKVWEKNMAPIRTPEDSPRLFDMVRVKDASVRPAFYFALRDTLVAQDMEQATRMAFQKDRRWRVVTLKGQIIEMAGTMTGGGRVLKGRMGSSIGTEFSQEELDRMESKLNEKVSKLQGCQERRLQLEENVQRLGPQLRDMKNTLEKYANSMTSLTDQETHLKLQIKELEANVLAAAPDKAKQKQMEKSLEAFKKDYEAASSKAGKVENEVKRLHNLIVDINSHKLKAQQDKLDKVNKELDDCSSTITKAQVAIKTADRNLKKWEESVNRVQGELEENEKSMAELTEQLKKLEDEAGEVMKACQEAEAALPEVQEQYQGVLKEIKVLQQQEHALQEESLSVRLRIEQIETTITEHNNKIKHWQKEATKLTLHTIEDKPAEELPVLTSAELAEISDPNIIINKMITLETQCAQMKPNLGAIAEYKKKEELYLQRVAQLDEITTERDQFKRGYEDLRKQRLNEFMTGFNMITNKLKENYQMLTLGGDAELELVDSLDPFSEGIMFSVRPPKKSWKKIFNLSGGEKTLSSLALVFALHHYKPTPLYFMDEIDAALDFKNVSIVACYIYEQTKNAQFIIISLRNNMFEIADRLIGIYKTHNTTKSVGINPKTIVFKEHDAVTA, encoded by the exons ATGCCATCTAAAACTGCAAAGAGCTCAACTGCCTCCGCCAAGCCAAGAGGGAAAGGGTCGCAGCCTCGGGATGACTCCGAAGACGAGCTGCATGTACCCCCTCAAGAAACCAACTCCAATGGCCAAGAGGAGGCACCGCCGACAACTG ATCCGTCTCACGGGGAGGCTGCCGAGGCGGTTGATAATCGAAGTTTGGAGGAGATTCTCGGTAGCATCCCTCCACCCCCGCCCCCAGCAATGACCAATGAACCGGGCGCTCCTCGCCTCATGATAACACATTTAGTTAATCGCAACTTTAAATCTTACGCAGGCGAGCAGATTCTGGGGCCTTTTCACAAG CGCTTTTCGTGCATCATTGGTCCAAATGGGAGTGGGAAGTCCAATGTGATAGATTCAATGCTCTTTGTGTTTGGATATAGAGCTCAAAAGATCAGATCGAAAAAGCTCTCAGTGCTGATTCACAGCTCTGATAAACACAAAGATGTGCAAAGCTGTACTGTGGAGGTGCATTTTCAAAAGATTATTGATAag GAAGGAGATGACTACGAAGTCATCCCCAACAGCAAGTTCTATGTTTCCAGGACTGCCAACAAAGACAATTCCTCAGCCTACCATATTAGTGGCAAGAAAGCCACATTCAAAGAAGTGGGGGCGTTACTCCGAAGCCATGGTATTGACCTAGACCACAACAGATTTCTGATCTTACAG GGTGAGGTGGAGCAGATTGCCATGATGAAGCCTAAAGGTCAGACAGAGCATGATGAGGGCATGCTGGAGTACCTGGAGGACATTATTGGCTCCTGCCGCCTCAAGGAGCCCATCCTAACCCTGGCCCGTCGCATTGAGCTACTCAATGAGCAGAGGGGAGAGAAG CTAAACCGAGTGAAACTAGTGGAAAAGGAGAAGAATGCTTTGGAGGGAGAAAAGAACAAAGCTGTGGAGTTCCTCACCCTGGAGAATGACATCTTCAAACACAAGAGTCAGCTCTGCCAATATTATGT TCATGATCTGCAGAAGCGCATGGTGGATAAAGGgcaggaaaagcagaaaatcttgGAGGACACCAAGGAACTCACTGAGAAAAATGCAAAGATAtcacaggagacagagaaaatgaacCAAGAGCTCAAAAATGTGGAGAA GAAACAAAATAAGCTCAACAAGTACATTGAGACCCAGAAGGAGAAGTTCACCCAGCTGGATCTGCAGGACGTTGAAGTGCGTGAGAAGATTAAACACTCAAAGAGCAAGAACAAGAAACTGCAGAAGCAGCTggaaaaggacaaagaaaag CTGGAGGAAGTGCGTGGTGTACCAGCCAGCAGTGAAAAGGCCATCTCTGAGGCAACAGCTCGCAAGGAAAAGCTGGAGACACAGAAggtgaaagaagaggagaaactTAAGGAGGTGATGGAGAGTCTGAAGGAAGAGACCAGTGGCCTGCAACAGGACAAAGag ACCAAAGAGAAAGAGCTGATGGAGCTCAGTAAGGCTGTAAATGAGACCCGGTCTCGTATGGACCTGGCTCAGTCGGAGCTTGACATCTACCTTAGCCGCCACAACACAGCTCTGACACAGCTCAACACGGCCAAGCAGACACTTCAGACAACCTCTGACACGCTGCGTGAGCGCCGTGCCGCCATCAAAGACCTGGAAGTCAAAATACCCCAGAAAGAACAGGAGCTAAAGAAG gACGAGGGAGAGCTGGGGCAGCTGATGAAGATGGATAATGAGACTAGGGAAGTTGTGAGGGAAATGAGGCAGAAGGTGGATGAAGTCAAGAGCTCTCTGTCCTCCAACCGCAGTCGAGGAAAGGTCCTGGATGCCCTCatgcagcagaagaagaatgGCAGAATCCCTGGCATCTTTGGAAGATTG GGAGACCTTGGAGCCATAGAGGAGAAGTATGATGTGGCCATTTCCTCTAGTTGTGGTGCTCTTGACAACATTGTGGTGGATACCATTGACACAGCTCAGAAATGTGTTACGTTCCTCAAAGAACAGAACATCGGGGTCGCCACCTTCATTGGTCTTGACAAG ATGAAGGTGTGGGAGAAGAACATGGCTCCCATTCGCACCCCAGAGGACAGCCCTCGTCTCTTTGACATGGTGCGAGTAAAAGACGCAAGTGTACGACCAGCTTTCTACTTTGCCCTAAGGGACACCCTGGTGGCCCAGGACATGGAGCAGGCCACAAGGATGGCCTTCCAGAAAGACAGGCGCTGGAGAGTGGTCACCCTGAAGGGACAGATAATCGAGATGGCTG GAACCATgactggaggaggaagagtatTGAAGGGTAGGATGGGTTCCTCTATTGGCACAGAGTTCTCCCAGGAGGAG CTTGACCGTATGGAGAGTAAGCTGAATGAGAAAGTGTCGAAGCTGCAGGGCTGCCAAGAGAGAAGGCTGCAGCTAGAGGAGAACGTCCAGCGCCTGGGGCCACAGCTCCGAGATATGAAGAACACCCTGGAAAAATATGCCAACAGCATGACT aGTCTAACTGACCAGGAGACTCACTTAAAACTTCAGATCAAGGAACTTGAGGCAAATGTGCTGGCTGCTGCCCCAGATAAGgccaaacagaaacagatggaGAAGAGCCTCGAGGCCTTCAAGAAAG ACTATGAGGCAGCATCCAGTAAGGCTGGGAAGGTGGAAAATGAGGTGAAAAGGCTCCACAACCTGATTGTAGACATCAATAGCCACAAGCTAAAGGCTCAGCAGGACAAGCTTGACAAGGTCAACAAGGAGCTAGATGACTGCTCTTCCACCATAACCAAGGCCCAAGTGGCCATAAAAACAGCTGACCG CAACCTGAAGAAGTGGGAGGAGAGTGTGAATCGTGTGCAGGGTGAGCTGGAGGAGAATGAGAAGTCGATGGCTGAACTCACAGAACAGCTGAAGAAACTGGAAGACGAGGCCGGGGAGGTCATGAAGGCCTGTCAGGAGGCTGAG GCCGCACTACCTGAGGTGCAGGAGCAGTATCAGGGGGTGTTGAAGGAGATAAAggtcctgcagcagcaggagcacgCACTGCAGGAGGAGTCCCTCAGCGTCCGGCTCCGCATTGAACAGATCGAGACCACCATCACTGAACACAACAACAAGATCAAGCACTGGCAGAAAGAG GCCACCAAGCTGACTCTTCATACCATTGAGGACAAGCCAGCAGAGGAACTTCCGGTTCTTACTTCTGCTGAACTTGCAGAAATCTCAGATCccaacatcatcatcaacaagatgatcacgTTAGAGACCCAGTGTGCTCAGATGAAGCCCAACCTCGGGGCCATTGCAGAGTACAAGAAGAAG GAGGAGCTGTACCTGCAGCGTGTGGCTCAGCTGGACGAGATCACTACAGAGAGGGACCAATTCAAACGTGGCTACGAGGACCTGCGCAAACAGCGCCTCAATGAGTTTATGACTGGATTCAACATGAtcacaaacaaactgaaggaAAACTACCAGATGCTTACACTGGGTGGCGATGCAGAGTTGGAGCTCGTGGACAGTTTAGACCCTTTCTCTGAGGGCATCATGTTCAG TGTGCGTCCTCCAAAGAAGAGCTGGAAAAAGATCTTTAACCTGTCAGGAGGAGAAAAGACCCTCAGCTCCTTGGCACTAGTGTTTGCGCTGCACCATTACAAACCCACACCGCTCTACTTCATGGACGAGATAGATGCTGCTCTTGATTTCAAGAACGTCTCCATTGTGGCCTGTTACATTTAT GAGCAAACGAAGAACGCTCAGTTCATCATCATCTCTCTGAGGAACAACATGTTTGAGATCGCTGATCGTCTCATCGGCATCTACAAAACTCACAACACCACCAAGAGTGTGGGAATCAACCCCAAGACCATCGTGTTTAAAGAGCACGATGCTGTCACTGCTTAA
- the trim59 gene encoding tripartite motif-containing protein 59 — MDNLEEDLTCSVCYSLFSDPRVLPCSHTFCKTCLDNLLQVSTNYSIWRPLRLPLKCPNCRSVVELPPAGVDALPTNVSLRAIIEKYQSDSEPRPPSCQEHHRQPLNMYCIQDRQLICGLCLTVGQHQGHPIDDLQAAFIREKQTPSLLLAKLSECRWAQLCELGEQLEQEKVRCEGLVRQDRQEVNQFFQTLEVVLTRKRHAYLEALDKAGTEVSRAYDPLIHRVKELQEEQLDLVSLGSSVEEEDSPLVFLEQVHLFRERVEEFIKTPLPSVINLSVTPRAAEHLQQHWPAVTIGSLEEAPVPKVCCCARCGSVEAGVEAETGRDESDRRVRDTWCQLQPTSSVVLLGLLLLLAALWVNPVGGASLGFSLLSQFSQLVHGLSSELITSVWDTAGSAYTVMEATAERWSTHLSSVGEKAFQQLAALFKSLTSY; from the exons ATGGACAACCTAGAGGAGGACCTGACGTGCTCTGTGTGCTACTCTCTGTTCTCGGACCCGCGAGTCCTGCCGTGCTCACACACCTTCTGTAAGACCTGCTTGGACAACTTGCTACAGGTGTCTACCAATTATTCCATCTGGCGTCCGCTCCGCCTGCCGCTAAAGTGCCCCAACTGTCGCAGCGTGGTGGAGCTGCCCCCAGCGGGCGTAGATGCTCTGCCCACCAACGTATCTCTGCGGGCCATCATCGAGAAA TACCAGAGCGACAGCGAGCCGCGACCCCCTTCCTGTCAGGAGCACCACAGGCAGCCTCTGAACATGTACTGCATCCAGGATCGGCAGCTGATCTGTGGGCTGTGTCTGACTGTCGGGCAGCACCAGGGCCATCCCATAGATGACCTGCAGGCGGCATTcatcagagaaaaacagacgCCATCGCTACTGCTGGCCAAACTCTCTGAGTGTAGATGGGCACAG TTGTGTGAGCTGGGGGAGCAGCTGGAGCAGGAGAAGGTCCGCTGTGAGGGTCTGGTGaggcaggacagacaggaggtcAATCAGTTCTTTCAGACGCTGGAGGTGGTGCTGACCAGGAAGAGACACGCCTACCTGGAGGCCTTGGATAAAGCTGGTACGGAGGTGTCCCGGGCCTACGACCCACTCATCCACAGAGTTAAGGAGCTACAG GAAGAACAGTTGGACCTGGTGTCCTTGGGATCATCAGTAGAAGAGGAGGACTCGCCGCTGGTCTTCCTGGAGCAGGTGCATTTGTTCAGAGAGAGGGTGGAGGAGTTTATTAAAACCCCTCTGCCCTCAGTGATAAACCTCTCCGTCACCCCGCGGGCAGCAGAGCACCTCCAGCAGCACTGGCCAGCTGTGACCATTGGGAGCCTGGAGGAAGCACCTGTCCCTAAGGTGTGCTGCTGTGCCAGATGTGGCAGTGTGGAAGCTGGTGTGGAGGCTGAAACTGGGAGGGATGAGTCTGACCGCAGGGTGCGGGACACGTGGTGTCAGCTGCAGCCTACTTCTTCTGTGGTGCTGCTggggttgctgctgctgctggcagcgCTGTGGGTCAACCCGGTCGGAGGGGCGTCACTTggcttctctctgctctctcagtTCAGTCAGTTAGTCCACGGTCTGAGCAGCGAACTGATCACATCTGTCTGGGACACGGCGGGGTCAGCATACACAGTGATGGAGGCCACTGCAGAAAGATGGAGCACTCACCTCTCCTCCGTGGGTGAAAAGGCCTTCCAGCAGCTTGCTGCCTTATTTAAATCTCTAACATCCTACTGA